A region of the Arthrobacter sp. FW306-07-I genome:
GGTCCCAGATGATCCTAGGCCGCAGTTCAGCGAACTCATCGGACGGGTAGCGGCCCGCCAGAAGATCCAGCGTGGCCTCGAACGCTGAGCGGGGAAGCGAGGCAAAAGGGGCCGAGCGCCGGACGGTGCTGAACCATTCCTCCACATCGATGCTGCCCAGGGCGGTGGCGGCCACGGTCTGCTGGGCCAGGATGTCCAGTGGGTTGGCCGGGATGCTGAGCCGTTCGATCTTGCCGTCCAGCATTCGCTCCACGGTGATGGCGGTGTGGACAAGGTCTGCCCGGTGCTTGGGGAAAAGGACGCCCTGGGAGATCTCACCCACCTGGTGTCCGGCCCGGCCCACCCGCTGCAGCCCGCTGGCCACCGAAGGCGGCGACTCCACCTGCACCACCAGGTCCACTGCACCCATGTCGATCCCAAGTTCCAGGGATGATGTCGCCACCACACAGCGCAACCGCCCGGACTTCAGGTCGTCCTCGATGAGTGCGCGCTGGTCCTTGGAGACGGAACCGTGGTGGGCGCGCGCCAGGACGGGGTCCGCCCCCGCGGAGCTTCCGGCCTGGGCCATCATGTGGGCCGGCGTGGCGGTTGACGCGGGAACGCCCGACGCCGTTGCCTCCTGGGTGCCGGAGGCACCAGCGTGCCCTTCCGGAGTGGGATCGTCCCAGCCGCCGCCCACCGCAATCAGCTGGCGTTCGGCGTAGATTTCGTTGAGCCGGGCCGTCAGGCGCTCTGCCAGGCGCCGGGAGTTGGCGAAGACAATGGTGGACTGGTTTGCCAGCACCAGGTCGACGATCTTCTCCTCCACATGCGGCCAGATGGATGCCTGCGGCTGGAGCCCGGAGGCCGGCCCGGAATCAAACGCTCCCGCGGCACCCTGCAGGTCCGACATGTCCTCCACGGGTACGGAGACCGTCAGGTCCCAGTTCTTCCTGGCGGGCGGGGCCACGATTTCCACGGGGGCCGAACCGGCAAGGAACTGGGCCACGAGTTCCTTGGGTTCCACCGTGGCGGAGAGTCCGATGCGCTGTGCGGGTTTGGGCAGCAGCGCGTCAAGCCGCTCCAGCGAGACAGCGAGGTGTGCACCGCGCTTGGTGCCGGCCACGGCGTGGACCTCGTCAATGATGATGGTGTCCACCTCGGCAAGGGTCTCCCGGGCCTTGGAGGTGAGCATGAGGAACAGGGACTCGGGAGTGGTGATGAGGATGTCCGGCGGACTGCTCAAAAGTGCGCGGCGGTCCGCGGCAGGCGTATCCCCGGACCGGACCCCCACCGTGATCAGCGGCGCGGGAAGTCCCAGCCGCTTGGCTGTCTGGGTGATCCCGATCAGCGGTGACCGCAGGTTCCGTTCAACGTCCACGCCCAAAGCCTTAAGGGGCGAAATGTAGAGGACGCGGGTCTTGCGTTTGGGCGGACGGGCCCGTTTGCCTTTGGCGGGCGCCTCAGCTGCCGGCGATTCAGGGGCCTGGGACGCAGACGCCAGGAGCCGGTCGAGTGCCCAGAGGAAGGCGGCGAGCGTCTTACCGGAGCCGGTGGGGGCAACCACCAGCGCGTGCGAGCCGGAGGAAATAGCGTTCCAGGCCCCGGCCTGTGCGGGAGTTGGCTCGGAAAAGGCGCCCAGGAACCACTCCCGGGTGGGCCGGCTGAACTGGCCCATGGGTGCAGCTGCGCCGGAAGCACGGCTGCCGGCAGGACGCTGTTCCTGGTTCATGCCTCCATCATGCCCCAAGCCACTGACACTCAACTCCCGATGGATCAGGGTTGCGCCTGGGTTCCGGCCTGCTGCAGATCCTTGGTGGCGGGGCCCTCGAGGAGCTTGCCCTCGTTGGTGAAGCGGGAGCCGTGCAGCGGGCAGTCCCACGTTCGTTCGTTGTCATTCCAGTGCAGGATGCCGCCCAAGTGGGTGCAGACTGCGGACAGACGGCAGGTGCTTCCGTCCACGGTGGAAACTGCTACCGGGCGGTTGCCGTCACGGTAGACCTTGCCCTGCCCTTCCGGCGGGGTGGCGGCAGCGGACGGACCAGTTGCCACAGGCGCCGGAGCCTGGTCCCTACCCCGTTTCAGGCCGTCGATTTTCCGGCCCTCCGCGGTCACCTTTCCCCAATCCGTGGCCATCCTGGCAGCCACGCCGGCGTTGAGCGTGACGGCGGAGAGCGCACCTGCAGGCGACGTGATGCGGTGGTGGATGGTGTCCGCCCAAGGCACCTGGCCACCGAGGATGTCCGCGGAGATGCCCAGTGCGGCGGCTACGGCATTGGTCATTCCCCACTTGTTGTACCCGGTGCCGAAGTAGATCTGGCCCTTGCCGCGGGGGAGTTTGCCGAAGAACGGCATGAGGTTGGTGGGCATGTAGTCCTGCGCCGACCATGTGTGGGTGGTCACGGCGCCGGGGTAATGCTGCCCGGCCCAGTCCAGCAGGCCGGTGAGGTGTGCCTTTTCGGACTCTGTGCGGCCTACCTGGTGGCCGTGGCCGCCCACCAGCAGCAGGTTCCTGCCGTCCACTTCGTAGTCGCGGAGGGAGTGGGTGGGCTGCTCAACGGAGATGTACATTCCGGGCGGAGGTGCCTGGTCCTCCTGCAGCTGGAGTGCGGCCGCGTAGGAGCGGCTTGGCTTCAGCTTGGCGAAATACAGGCCGCGGTCCAGGACGGGGATGCCGGTTGCCAGGACCACTTTGTCCGCCCTGACGCTGCCCCGGTCAGTCCGGACGGCGGATGGGGAGTCACCGGTGACGTCCCGGAGGCGAACGCCGCTGACGACCCGTCCGCCCCGGCTACGGATGTCCGCCACCAGTGCGTCAAGGACGTCCATCGGGTTGATCTGGGCTTGGTTCCGCATGCGCACGGCACCGTGTACCGGAAAGGGCAGGCCGGCGTCGCGGACGTAGTCCACGTCCAGCCCGGCGGTGGTAGCGGCGCTGATCTCTTCCCGCAGCTTTTCGGTGCCCTGGGCGGAGGCGGCGTAGGTGTAGGCGTCACGGCGCTGGAAGGGCACGCCCTGTTCCTCGAGGTAGCGCAGCAGCCATGCCTGCCCTTCCCGGTTTCCGTCAACGTACGCCTGCACTTGTTTTTGGGAGTATTGGCGGGCGAGCCGGGACAGGAACGTTCCCTGCAGCAGGGTCACTTTTGCTGTGGTGTTGCCGGTGGTCACGGCGCCGGGGTGGCGGGCCTCAAGCACCAGCACACTCTGCCCGGAGCGGGCCAGCAGCAGCGCCGCGACCAAACCGGTGAGGCCGGCGCCGGCCACCACTGTGTCGTACCTCGTGTCGGGTTCGAACGGGTCAGATGTGAAAGGTTCCCTGCGGTCCAGCCAAATCGACGTCATGCGGGTCCAACCTGCCTCCGGTCCAAGGCCTTCACAGGCCAATTTGTGATGGGTCTGTTACTGACCCTTACTATCCGCGGCGGATTTGCTAAGTATACTTACGATGTCGGGGGTTAAGTCTACGGTCGAGCACCAATGGTCGTGCATCGCCCGGCAGCCAGTAATGCACCAACGACACAAGCAGGAGACATCATGACAACCATGAATTCCGGCGGTCGCACCGTAGGCCGGACCAACATCCAAAAAGCCACCCTTGCCGTAGGCGTGGTGTTCCTCCTGGTGGGGGTCCTCGGGTTCATCCCGGGCATCACTTCCAACTACGAGTCCCTGGGGTTCGCTGGACACGGGTCCGGCGCCCTGCTGCTGGGCATCTTCCAGGTTTCGATCCTGCACAACATCGTCCACCTGCTCTTCGGCATCGCGGGCATCGCCATGGCCCGCACTGCGGCAGCGTCGAAGAACTACCTGGTGGTCGGAGGCGCCATCTATCTGGTGCTGTGGCTCTACGGCCTGCTCATCGGCCAGGACAGCGGAGCCAATTTCGTGCCGGTCAACAGTGCTGACAACTGGCTTCACTTCGTCCTCGGAGTCGCCATGATCGGCCTGGGCGTGGCGCTGTCCCGCGGGACGGCGCGCACAGGCCGCACCAGCACGGCAGCCCGGTAACCACACTGCACTGCCGATAACTGAACAGGACCGCCGTCGGGGTGGAAACCTCCGACGGCGGCCCAGGACTACTGAAGGCGGCCCGGCTTGATAGCCGGGCCGCCTTCAGTCATTGACGGAATGGTTTGCGGGTCAGGCGGGCTGGAATGCTCCGATGGAGAGCAGGGCAATGTCTGCGTTGCTGCAGGCCGTTGTGGGCTGCGGGATGAACAGCGAGTCGGTGTCCTCCGGCGGGTAGATCCGGTAGCCGGCGGCATCCACGGGCGAGCAGCCCTGGTAGTTAAGGGCCTGCGTGTAGCGCAGCACCGCTGTGCCGGTCTGGCCGGGAGCCAGCAGGACGTCCACCACACCGGCGGAGTCGTCCCGCGTCGCCGGGGCGCCGATCGGTTCCCCGGCGGCGTCCGCCACCAGGGAAACGCCGGGAAAGCCCCTGAGGATGCAGGGTTCGGAGCCCTTGTTGGTGAGGTTCAGCTTCATGTAGACGCTGCCCGCGGCGCCGCCGCCGGAAGCGTCGGTGGCGGCGGTGAGGCCGGCTGCCTTGCACAGGCCGGGTGCGCCTGCGGCAGTGGTGGCGGGAGCCGGGGAGGACGGCGTGGACGTGGGCGGCGCCGAAGACTGCGTGGTGGCCGACGGTGTGGCTGACTGGCTGGCCTGCCCGCTGCCCGAGGGCGAGGGCGAGGGCGACGTCGTCGTCTGGGACTGCGGCTGGCTTGGACCGCACGCGGTGAGCAACAGTGCTGCCGCTGCAGCCGCCGTCGTTATAACCAACCCCTGGGAAATTTTCTGAGACCTCATGGCACCACCTTCGCGGTACCAGTTGCCCGCGTCAACGATGCCACCTGCAGTAGCGGCAATTTGATGCCCGGATCGTGATGATCCGGGCATCAAACACGTCCCTGGGTGCCGGTCAGTCGGTCTCGGGGCCGGTGCAGTAGTGGCAGTCCTCCGGGCAGTCCGTCATGCCGGCACTCCCGCCAGGTCGAAGCCGTCTGCAATGTGGAACAGGCGCCGGCCGCCCGCAGGAGCTGTCACCCACACCACATCGCCGTCGTCGGTCCTGGCGTCCACCAGACCCCTGAACACGGTGCGTCCATTGTGCCTGACTTCCACTGCATCGCCGTTCTCGACGGTGTCCCAGCGGACAGGGCTCTTTATCGGGCTCTTAACGCGGCTCGTCATTGAAGTCACGGTTTTTCCTTTGAGGGGGTCCGGCCGGCGCGGCCGTTGCCGCCCGGTGATGTCATCAAACAGCGGCGCCACTGCCGGGCTCAATGGAGGAATGGCCACCAGCGCAGGCTGGACTTTGTGCACGGCTCCAGCAGAGCCTGTGACGGGGTGAAGGGGCCAGGGTTAGACTGCCTGCGTACGTGTTGGCGATCGAAGGAGAAGTTCATGGACTACACCGGAAGCCAGTCGGAGAAGGCCGTTCCCGCGGGTGAACTGGGCCGCAGCCACATCGGGCAGACCATCAGTTTCCAGCCGAATGAGTTCACCGTCGTGTTCGGCAAGCTCGCAGGCATTGCCCGGACTGAGGCCATGGTCTACCTGTCCCTGACGGGCGTGGGAAACGGCACGCACCTGAAGGATGAATACGACCTGCCGGTGACCCATGAGGTCTTCGTTCCCGTGGACGTCATTTCCAACGCGGAGTCCACCATCAAGGACCTGTTCGGGAAGGTCCAGGAAAACCTGCGCGGAGCCGGCCACAAGGGTGGCGAAGACAGGACTGACAAGCTCTAGCCTTTCAGCAGAAATGAAGGGCGGCATCCCGGGGATGCCGCCCTTCACCGCCCTGGGCGTGGGCATTCCGCTTGCACTTTGGAAGGAAACTCATGGGCAACGAGGCTTCATGGCAGGAAGTGGTCACGCAGGGCCGCTTCGCAGGCAAGACCGTCATCGTCACCGGTGCAGGCTCGGGCATCGGGAAGGCAACCGCGCTGCGGGTGGCAAAAGAGGGCGGGCGGGTGATAGCCGCCGATATCAGCAAGGAGCGGCTGGACGAGCTCGTGGAGCAGAACGCCGGACTGGACCTGGTCCCGGTGGCGGGGGACATCTCCACGGAGGAAACGGTGGCAGCGGTGGTTCGCGCCGCGGGTGGCCGGGTGGATGCGCTGGCGAACGTTGCCGGCATCATGGACAACTTCGCGCCGATCCACGACGTGGATGACGAGACCTGGGAGCGTGTGTTCCGCATCAACGTCACCGCCCTGATGCGGCTGACCCGGGCGGTGCTGCCGCTGATGCTCGATGCCGGGACGGGTTCTGTGGTCAACGTGTCCTCCGAAGCCGGCTTGCGGGGCTCAGCAGCCGGCGCGGCCTACACTGCGTCCAAGCACGCTGTGAATGGGTTGACCAGGAATTCGGCAGTGATGTACGGGCCCAAGGGGCTCCGCTTCAATGCTGTGGCACCTGGCGCCACCATCACCAACATCGTGGCCAACTGGGGTTCGCAGTTGGCGGCCGAGCGCCTTGGCCC
Encoded here:
- a CDS encoding DUF4232 domain-containing protein, with product MRSQKISQGLVITTAAAAAALLLTACGPSQPQSQTTTSPSPSPSGSGQASQSATPSATTQSSAPPTSTPSSPAPATTAAGAPGLCKAAGLTAATDASGGGAAGSVYMKLNLTNKGSEPCILRGFPGVSLVADAAGEPIGAPATRDDSAGVVDVLLAPGQTGTAVLRYTQALNYQGCSPVDAAGYRIYPPEDTDSLFIPQPTTACSNADIALLSIGAFQPA
- a CDS encoding FAD-dependent oxidoreductase; its protein translation is MTSIWLDRREPFTSDPFEPDTRYDTVVAGAGLTGLVAALLLARSGQSVLVLEARHPGAVTTGNTTAKVTLLQGTFLSRLARQYSQKQVQAYVDGNREGQAWLLRYLEEQGVPFQRRDAYTYAASAQGTEKLREEISAATTAGLDVDYVRDAGLPFPVHGAVRMRNQAQINPMDVLDALVADIRSRGGRVVSGVRLRDVTGDSPSAVRTDRGSVRADKVVLATGIPVLDRGLYFAKLKPSRSYAAALQLQEDQAPPPGMYISVEQPTHSLRDYEVDGRNLLLVGGHGHQVGRTESEKAHLTGLLDWAGQHYPGAVTTHTWSAQDYMPTNLMPFFGKLPRGKGQIYFGTGYNKWGMTNAVAAALGISADILGGQVPWADTIHHRITSPAGALSAVTLNAGVAARMATDWGKVTAEGRKIDGLKRGRDQAPAPVATGPSAAATPPEGQGKVYRDGNRPVAVSTVDGSTCRLSAVCTHLGGILHWNDNERTWDCPLHGSRFTNEGKLLEGPATKDLQQAGTQAQP
- a CDS encoding SDR family NAD(P)-dependent oxidoreductase, which codes for MGNEASWQEVVTQGRFAGKTVIVTGAGSGIGKATALRVAKEGGRVIAADISKERLDELVEQNAGLDLVPVAGDISTEETVAAVVRAAGGRVDALANVAGIMDNFAPIHDVDDETWERVFRINVTALMRLTRAVLPLMLDAGTGSVVNVSSEAGLRGSAAGAAYTASKHAVNGLTRNSAVMYGPKGLRFNAVAPGATITNIVANWGSQLAAERLGPLMQANIPAPATAAQLAASITFLLSDDGTNVNGAILASDGGWSAL
- a CDS encoding DUF4383 domain-containing protein, with product MTTMNSGGRTVGRTNIQKATLAVGVVFLLVGVLGFIPGITSNYESLGFAGHGSGALLLGIFQVSILHNIVHLLFGIAGIAMARTAAASKNYLVVGGAIYLVLWLYGLLIGQDSGANFVPVNSADNWLHFVLGVAMIGLGVALSRGTARTGRTSTAAR